Proteins encoded in a region of the Anopheles ziemanni chromosome 2, idAnoZiCoDA_A2_x.2, whole genome shotgun sequence genome:
- the LOC131293394 gene encoding vascular endothelial growth factor receptor 2-like — protein sequence MILDVTSPIGAIYDNERVDVRCRLDRYEFTKEITLSYNSYRKKLPDMEAEGENRYYWEAIHTLPGTLNSSEDNEVECHGVLRNGAAMSEKLKITVRHPIAPSIATIDGKNSGIVPIKRGKTLPLFCNVSGDPTPGISWSKNLIDLHNNGSSISATLLPNESLSNYRCEARNRFGNTSYIWEVTEERLEAGTKPIWKMILPILFLILVSVSICLIQPAIRTKSQTVSPLSETKQEETGNSIPPEFEFARNRLTLGKQIGQGQFGVVLLATAKHIIVNEAVTKVAVKMVRSTTNKTDAHEALISELLILVSIGQHLNVVNLLGAVTKHVQKAGTMLIFEYCPYGCLEQYLRENASKFIDCQDNLEQTWQYFLKQEHADPNDDGKRACKEFRTTDLICWAAQVANGMAYLADRNVVHGDLAARNVLLCYDNIVKIGDFGLAHIVEVPGQTFKRTNNRPLPVKWLALESLTEHVFSTKSDVWSYGVVLWEFFSLGAIPYPGISANECFLSKIRDGYRMDKPKYASEEIFDHMITCWYVNPQRRPSFKDLASSFNSMLPAELQNVRQC from the exons ATGATACTGGATGTCACCTCCCCGATCGGTGCCATTTACGATAATGAACGGGTAGACGTTCGGTGTCGGCTCGATAGGTACGAGTTTACGAAGGAAATAACACTTAGCTACAATAGCTATCGCAAGAAGCTTCCTGATATGGAGGCAGAGGGTGAGAATCGATACTATTGGGAGGCTATTCATACCTTGCCTGGAACACTCAACTCGTCCGAGGATAACGAGGTAGAGTGCCACGGTGTATTACGGAATGGAGCAGCGATGAGCGAGAAGCTCAAGATTACTGTAAGGCACCCGATTGCACCGTCGATTGCAACGATCGATGGAAAAAACTCAGGCATAGTTCCGATCAAACGAGGCAAAACTTTACCCCTATTTTGTAATGTCTCCGGTGATCCTACACCAGGGATTAGTTGGTCAAAAAACCTTATCGATTTGCACAACAATGGTTCCTCTATAAGTGCAACCCTTTTGCCAAACGAAAGTCTTAGTAATTACCGGTGTGAGGCACGAAATCGATTTGGGAATACCTCATACATATGGGAAGTAACTGAGGAGCGTTTGGAAGCCGGTACCAAGCCTATCTGGAAGATGATACTTCCAATCCTGTTTTTGATACTTGTATCCGTCAGTATCTGCTTAATCCAACCCGCAATTAGAACAAAATCACAAACTGTATCACCCTTATCAGAAACGAAGCAGGAAGAGACGGGAAATAGCATTCCGCCTGAGTTTGAGTTTGCACGGAATCGGCTTACGCTGGGAAAACAGATCGGCCAGGGACAGTTTGGCGTGGTGCTGCTGGCAACTGCAAAGCATATCATTGTCAACGAGGCTGTTACGAAGGTAGCGGTAaaaatggttcgaagcaccacGAATAAAACCGACGCACATGAGGCTCTAATCAGCGAGTTATTAATACTCGTCAGTATTGGACAGCATTTGAACGTTGTTAACCTGTTGGGTGCCGTCACAAAACACGTCCAAAAAG CCGGAACGATGTTAATATTTGAATACTGTCCCTACGGATGCCTGGAGCAATATTTACGCGAAAATGCTTCAAAATTCATCGATTGCCAAGACAATCTGGAGCAAACTTGGCAGTACTTCCTGAAGCAAGAACACGCTGACCCGAACGACGACGGCAAACGAGCCTGCAAAGAGTTCCGGACCACGGATTTGATCTGCTGGGCGGCACAGGTAGCGAACGGCATGGCGTACCTGGCCGACAGAAACGTTGTACACGGTGATCTGGCGGCCCGTAATGTGCTTCTCTGCTACGACAACATCGTCAAGATCGGCGACTTTGGACTGGCCCATATCGTGGAAGTACCCGGACAAACGttcaaacgaacgaacaatcGACCGCTTCCGGTCAAGTGGTTGGCCCTGGAGAGCCTCACCGAGCACGTGTTTAGCACCAAAAGCGACGTCTGGTCGTACGGCGTGGTGTTGTGGGAATTCTTCTCCCTCGGAGCGATACCATACCCAGGCATATCTGCCAACGAGTGTTTCCTCTCTAAGATCCGTGATGGGTACAGGATGGATAAACCAAAGTACGCCAGCGAGGAAATTTTCGACCACATGATAACATGCTGGTACGTGAACCCCCAGAGGAGACCGTCTTTCAAGGATCTGGCTTCCTCGTTCAACAGTATGCTGCCAGCGGAGCTGCAAAACGTAAGGCAGTGTTAA
- the LOC131289834 gene encoding estradiol 17-beta-dehydrogenase 8, translating to MAAPLAGKLAFVTGAGSGIGRATSKLLSREGAIVVAVDRNVQAAQETVAALAKPEGDANNAAYEMDVSSSESIDGVLKQVLERYKRPPTMVVNSAGITRDNFLLKMPETDFEAVIDVNLKGTWLMLQRFGRAMIDHGVGGSMVNVSSIVARTGNMGQSNYSPSKAGVEAMTKVVAREFGRYNIRVNAVVPGFIHTPMTGTVPQKVKDMMIMQCALRRFGNPEEVAEVIAFLASEKSSYVNGTSVEVTGG from the exons ATGGCTGCTCCATTGGCCGGAAAGCTAGCGTTCGTGACCG GGGCCGGTTCCGGAATCGGACGTGCGACGAGCAAACTCTTATCGCGCGAAGGGGCGATAGTCGTCGCGGTGGATCGGAATGTGCAAGCAGCACAGGAAACGGTAGCGGCACTGGCGAAACCCGAAGGAGATGCCAACAATGCTGCCTACGAAATGGATGTCTCGTCCAGCGAGAGCATTGATGGTGTTCTGAAACAGGTGCTGGAGCGCTACAAGCGCCCCCCGACGATGGTCGTCAATTCGGCCGGCATCACGAGGGACAACTTTCTGCTAAAGATGCCCGAAACGGACTTCGAGGCGGTGATTGATGTGAACCTTAAGGGCACGTGGCTGATGCTGCAGCGGTTTGGCCGTGCGATGATCGATCACGGAGTAGGCGGATCGATGGTGAACGTGTCATCGATCGTTGCGCGTACCGGCAACATGGGCCAATCCAACTACTCGCCGAGTAAGGCAGGCGTTGAAGCGATGACGAAGGTGGTTGCGCGAGAATTTGGTCGTTACAACATCCGCGTGAATGCGGTCGTGCCCGGCTTCATTCATACCCCGATGACGGGTACGGTTCCACAGAAGGTGAAAGACATGATGATCATGCAATGTGCCTTGCGCCGATTCGGCAATCCAGAGG AAGTTGCCGAAGTGATTGCCTTTTTGGCATCGGAAAAAAGCAGCTACGTTAATGGCACTTCGGTTGAGGTAACTGGCGGCTAG